A stretch of Desulfobacter hydrogenophilus DNA encodes these proteins:
- a CDS encoding ATP synthase subunit I — translation MEELEKIVDFITRTNWILFLGLSLVALILAPPKVYLGVFLGGLIVTINFHVLKSTVTKNINQKRVLEKGKSLIGALLVKYYLRFALTAVIIFLLIVNRSVHPAGLLVGLSVVVISTFIAAAIELTKIIFREAV, via the coding sequence ATGGAAGAACTTGAGAAAATAGTAGACTTTATTACACGAACCAACTGGATTCTGTTTCTGGGGTTAAGTCTTGTGGCATTGATTCTGGCCCCCCCGAAAGTGTATCTCGGGGTTTTTCTGGGTGGTTTGATTGTGACAATCAATTTTCATGTTCTTAAAAGTACAGTGACTAAAAATATCAACCAAAAGCGGGTGCTTGAAAAGGGAAAATCCCTGATCGGTGCGCTTTTGGTTAAATATTATCTGCGATTTGCATTGACGGCCGTGATTATTTTTCTGCTGATCGTGAACCGCAGCGTACATCCGGCAGGGCTTCTGGTGGGTCTTTCCGTAGTAGTGATAAGCACGTTTATAGCAGCGGCAATTGAATTAACCAAGATTATATTCAGGGAGGCGGTTTAA
- a CDS encoding AtpZ/AtpI family protein encodes MADKGSTFRELGYFASLGISVALAIVIGMALGYWLDTVFDTKPVLLLVGLGFGIAAGFSNIIRAGKKAGKY; translated from the coding sequence ATGGCAGATAAAGGTAGTACCTTTCGTGAGTTGGGATATTTTGCAAGTCTTGGCATATCCGTGGCTCTGGCCATTGTCATCGGGATGGCACTGGGATACTGGCTGGATACTGTTTTTGATACAAAACCCGTTCTTTTGCTGGTGGGGCTTGGATTCGGCATAGCAGCCGGGTTCAGCAACATTATCAGGGCCGGGAAAAAAGCGGGAAAATATTAA
- the atpE gene encoding ATP synthase F0 subunit C, which yields MEFLVGSVWAAGFAIGIAAFGCGIGQGLGLNGAMSGISRNPEAAGKIQVNMLIGLALIESLCIYALVVAMILLFVHPAIAPAVAALAGH from the coding sequence ATGGAATTTCTCGTTGGTAGTGTCTGGGCAGCAGGTTTTGCCATTGGTATCGCTGCATTTGGTTGCGGCATTGGTCAGGGTCTTGGTTTGAATGGTGCCATGTCAGGTATCTCAAGAAACCCTGAAGCAGCTGGTAAAATCCAGGTGAACATGCTGATCGGTCTTGCTCTGATCGAATCTCTTTGTATCTACGCTCTGGTTGTTGCGATGATCCTTCTGTTTGTTCATCCTGCAATCGCTCCTGCTGTTGCTGCACTTGCCGGACATTAA
- the atpB gene encoding F0F1 ATP synthase subunit A, which produces MEHPYLFLTSLFSLFGLEDWAGAHPHVTYMWFAMIILVILGWIGGKSVALVPKTVQNVFEVIISGLEEFMVGITGEEGRDSYPLLLTVFLFVLLGNLFGLVPGFYPPTASINTTVALAILVVSWSHVIGVKKHGAKYIKHFLGPVPALMPLFFVIEVIGHLARVLSLTLRLFGNMMGHELVVGILLMLAGPFLVPLPIMAMGILVSLIQAIVFFLLPTMYIAGAIEEAH; this is translated from the coding sequence GTGGAACACCCATATCTATTTCTTACTTCGTTATTTAGTTTGTTTGGTCTGGAAGATTGGGCAGGTGCCCATCCTCATGTTACTTACATGTGGTTTGCAATGATTATTCTCGTTATTCTTGGCTGGATTGGCGGCAAAAGCGTCGCCCTTGTACCCAAGACCGTTCAGAATGTTTTTGAGGTAATCATTTCCGGACTTGAAGAGTTTATGGTTGGTATTACCGGTGAAGAGGGAAGAGATTCCTATCCATTGTTATTGACTGTTTTCCTGTTTGTTCTTTTAGGTAACCTGTTCGGTCTGGTTCCCGGATTTTATCCGCCCACAGCGTCCATCAATACGACTGTTGCCCTGGCCATCCTTGTCGTGTCATGGAGCCATGTGATCGGTGTCAAGAAACACGGTGCAAAATATATTAAACATTTTCTAGGGCCCGTACCGGCACTTATGCCGCTCTTCTTTGTTATTGAAGTCATCGGTCACTTGGCACGAGTACTCTCCCTGACTTTGCGTCTCTTTGGCAATATGATGGGGCATGAGTTGGTTGTAGGCATCCTTCTGATGCTGGCCGGTCCTTTTCTGGTACCCCTTCCCATCATGGCAATGGGTATCCTTGTATCTTTGATTCAGGCCATCGTGTTCTTCTTGCTGCCGACCATGTACATTGCAGGCGCTATTGAAGAAGCACATTAA
- the selD gene encoding selenide, water dikinase SelD, producing MDKPEQFFLTRTVKAAGUAAKLDPGALDKIVSKLELPSHPDLIIGLEHPDDAGVFRLSKETAIVQTLDFLTPVADDPYEFGQIAAANSLSDVYAMGGTPITVMNIVCFPSCDLDAGILPRILEGGLDKIKESGATLVGGHSVDDPEIKYGLSVTGIVHPDQVWANSRAKVGDAVILTKPIGTGIISTAIKGGIASDDQVKQAVKTMSTLNKEAALIAKNFDVHACTDVTGFGLGGHLIEAAKGAGLRIEIYTEKVEVLDGVMEYAAMGLLPAGAHKNKSFFAPHIRVAKGIDRVRSDLMFDPQTSGGLLFFLAPDQAVQCADIMEKNGVSARLIGRVKGPYTNGFLDLL from the coding sequence ATGGATAAACCGGAACAGTTTTTTTTAACCCGCACGGTAAAAGCAGCTGGTTGAGCTGCCAAACTGGATCCAGGGGCCCTGGATAAAATCGTGTCAAAACTTGAATTGCCGTCCCACCCGGATTTGATTATCGGGCTTGAACACCCGGATGACGCTGGTGTATTCCGCCTGTCCAAAGAAACTGCCATTGTCCAGACCCTTGATTTTCTGACGCCTGTGGCTGATGACCCCTATGAATTCGGTCAGATTGCTGCGGCCAATTCTTTGTCAGATGTCTATGCCATGGGTGGCACGCCCATCACAGTGATGAATATTGTCTGTTTTCCGTCATGCGACCTTGACGCAGGCATTCTTCCCCGGATTCTTGAAGGCGGACTTGATAAAATCAAAGAGTCGGGCGCAACGCTTGTGGGGGGCCATTCCGTGGATGATCCTGAAATCAAGTACGGTCTGTCGGTGACCGGCATAGTGCATCCGGACCAGGTCTGGGCCAACAGCCGCGCAAAGGTGGGTGATGCAGTTATTTTGACCAAGCCCATTGGCACCGGCATTATCTCCACGGCGATCAAAGGCGGAATTGCATCCGATGACCAGGTAAAGCAGGCTGTAAAAACCATGTCTACCCTGAACAAAGAGGCGGCCCTGATCGCTAAAAATTTTGATGTTCATGCCTGTACTGATGTTACAGGTTTTGGGCTTGGGGGACATTTGATTGAAGCGGCCAAAGGTGCAGGGCTGCGTATTGAAATTTATACGGAAAAAGTCGAGGTGCTGGACGGAGTAATGGAGTATGCCGCCATGGGCCTGCTTCCGGCCGGAGCCCATAAAAACAAAAGTTTTTTTGCCCCGCATATCCGTGTGGCCAAAGGAATAGATCGGGTGCGAAGCGATTTAATGTTCGATCCCCAGACATCCGGCGGGCTTTTGTTTTTTCTGGCCCCGGACCAGGCTGTGCAATGTGCGGATATTATGGAAAAAAACGGGGTTTCGGCAAGGTTGATCGGAAGGGTTAAAGGGCCGTATACCAACGGCTTCCTTGATCTTCTGTAA
- a CDS encoding PilZ domain-containing protein, whose product MSEDSIDFQPITGKTEDGQIRHLFRVSVSLTDDIRLIFGGNEYLITNLSATGVAVNVSSCLEFDSGQIIDDVRLRIWDVNITGLCAKAIHCSVHDSGSFQFGFQWVDMNAENKNTLEKALGQLKVKALKVKDLFEEHP is encoded by the coding sequence ATGAGCGAGGATTCCATAGATTTCCAGCCAATAACCGGAAAGACCGAAGACGGCCAGATTCGCCATTTGTTCCGGGTGTCGGTTTCCTTAACAGATGATATCCGGCTGATTTTTGGCGGAAATGAATATCTAATAACCAATTTATCCGCAACCGGTGTTGCTGTAAATGTCAGTTCCTGTCTCGAATTTGATTCCGGACAGATTATTGATGATGTCCGGTTAAGGATTTGGGATGTCAATATTACAGGGCTATGCGCCAAAGCAATCCACTGCTCAGTGCATGATTCAGGCAGTTTTCAGTTTGGATTTCAATGGGTGGATATGAACGCTGAAAATAAAAACACGTTGGAGAAAGCCCTTGGGCAGCTCAAAGTAAAGGCCTTGAAAGTTAAAGACCTGTTTGAAGAACATCCATAA